One window of the Chanos chanos chromosome 11, fChaCha1.1, whole genome shotgun sequence genome contains the following:
- the LOC115823727 gene encoding beta-1,4 N-acetylgalactosaminyltransferase 2-like: MDEVKLVEWLDPADQNCQTILVKLVWMRSKKMNSFRRTACSCAGQTTSLMNSVPKDQIEQTLKRRAEEYRKHQIRMNANLDVLLIAPSHSVLQYPIHGFTVEPLTKSLIPGLAVHAQIRTLYKVTLSVSRGILSVEGTTDMDLVEGQGQNKLSISTQNLNRLNLLLSQVSYTSTIYHIKTKDFAHFIFEDNDVIFPIIIKRTSGPVLYDPGTDVSSQVTVTTKTFLRYKELNVLIDSIRKYYKDIKIIVADDSLNPESVNGSNIEHYVMPPAQGWFAGRNLAISQVTTKYFLWVDDDFQFTSETRIESFVEIMEAVPELDIVGGAVGSNAFYFTLVYEEGDINEGGCLSRFFGKRHQPLPGYPDCSLVDGVVNFFLARTDSVRRVGFDPLLKRVAHSEFFMDGLGDLLIASCGSIKVGHQRKVTYGKYSQYRTQKKSDGIRKLALHFFKNHLKCAKY, translated from the exons AAGTAAGAAGATGAACAGTTTCCGACGCACCGCATGCTCTTGCGCAGGGCAAACTACTTCCTTAATGAACAGTGTGCCAAAGGACCAAATTGAACAAACCTTGAAACGCAGAGCGGAGGAGTACAGAAAACACCAGATCAG GATGAATGCAAACCTGGATGTCCTACTCATAGCTCCCTCTCACTCCGTTCTTCAGTATCCTATTCACGGCTTCACAGTTGAACCTTTGACAAAGAGCCTGATTCCAG GCTTAGCTGTGCATGCACAAATCAGGACACTTTACAAG GTCACATTGAGTGTGTCCAGAGGTATTCTGTCTGTGGAGGGCACAACAGACATGGACCTGGTGGAGGGCCAGGGTCAAAATAAACTGAGCATCTCGACTCAAAATCTGAACCGTCTGAATCTTCTGCTGAGTCAAGTGTCTTACACCAGCACCATCTACCACATCAAGACCAAGGACTTTG CGCATTTCATATTTGAAGACAATGATGTCATCTTCCCCATTATCATTAAGAGGACTTCAGGACCCGTTCTGTATGATCCTGGAACAG ATGTCAGCTCCCAAGTGACAGTTACAACCAAGACATTCTTGAGGTATAAGGAACTGAATGTTCTAATTGACAGTATTCGGAAGTATTACAAGGACATCAAAATAATTGTTGCAGATGACAGTTTAAACCCAGAAAGTGTGAATGGCTCTAACATTGAACATTACGTTATGCCTCCAGCTCAG GGCTGGTTTGCTGGTAGGAATCTTGCTATCTCTCAGGTAACCACCAAATATTTCCTGTGGGTAGACGATGACTTCCAGTTTACCAGTGAGACCAGAATTGAGAGTTTTGTGGAGATCATGGAGGCTGTGCCAGAGCTGGACATT GTGGGTGGAGCTGTGGGTTCAAATGCATTCTACTTCACACTAGTGTATGAAGAGGGCGACATCAATGAAGGAGGCTGTCTCTCCAGGTTTTTTGGCAAAAGACACCAGCCTCTTCCTGGATACCCAGACTGCTCCCTTGTTGATGGCGTTGTCAACTTCTTCTTGGCCCGCACAGATTCAGTGCGAAGGGTGGGATTTGACCCTCTCCTGAAAAGAGTGGCTCATAGTG AATTCTTCATGGATGGCCTCGGAGATCTGTTGATTGCCTCATGTGGCAGTATCAAAGTGGGTCACCAACGTAAAGTTACCTATGGCAAATACAGTCAATACAGGACACAGAAGAAAAGCGATGGCATAAGGAAATTGGCCCTGCATTTTTTCAAGAATCATTTAAAATGCGCCAAATactga